One region of Solanum pennellii chromosome 6, SPENNV200 genomic DNA includes:
- the LOC107023532 gene encoding formin-like protein 1 has translation MVVSFFFVFFLCFSPHLSFATVAGNNRRVLHEPFFPLDSPSPSSQPPIPSPPAPTEYPFQGSNPPPDNSDNNPFFPTYPSPPPPPDSPADFVPANVSSIILPNTSKSNPVSSKLIVTAIISVIAAVIVLSIAIFLHTRKRRKQSDRKTQRSDSNSNGLSRDAAKNDANNGIPKLQRPSQTSSEFLYLGTLASSHGGVETQNAQNRNGSNTSSAPSSRKMDSPELRPLPPLHGRNLRQSYGNTRFFSGTAENDVDFYSSAGSMGGRESSIGGDSLSRRDFSAVEVEKFVGCSSSSSSSSSSSGSGSPVRSVSLSISPPASLSPERKNLRPKSPELVAVDTAPPPQYPPPPPPPPATIVPPFAESPSPSPSPPCPLSPERYSTRSMDSSPGIFNLLDQDVQFPATIRNHIQQATPAFGPPPPRPPPPPPPPSKNIESPKTPSPPLSKPAFNPPALESALKPIGIESPVLVSPMELPSVSEHIEKDDERTEEPKPKLKTLHWDKVRASSDREMVWDQLKSSSFKLNEEMIETLFVVKTPTLNANDTTRRLVPSPSQENRVLDPKKAQNIAILLRAINVTTEEICEALLEGNAETIGSELLEILLKMAPSKEEERKLKEYKDDSPVKLGPAEKFLKAVLDVPFAFKRVDAMLYISNFDYEVDYLRKSFETLEAACEELRSSRMFLKLLEAVLKTGNRMNVGTNRGDAHAFKLDTLLKLVDVKGADGKTTLLHFVVQEIIKGEGTRLSGGNQNEQCTTNDDAKCRKLGLQVVSNITSELRNVKNAAAMDSEVLHSDVLKLSKGIGNIAEVAGYIEAVGSEESSTRKFSESMNRFMEIAEEKIIRLQAQEALAMSLVKEITEYFHGDSAREEAHPLRTFMVVKDFLMILDRVCKEVGMINERTVVSSAHKFPVPVNPNLQPVTSIYTAKRQHSSSDDEYLSS, from the exons atggtggtttcttttttctttgtctTCTTCCTCTGTTTTTCACCTCACTTGTCATTTGCCACCGTAGCCGGAAACAACCGCCGtgttctccatgaacccttttTCCCATTAGACTCACCTTCACCTTCTTCTCAACCACCTATACCTTCTCCTCCAGCCCCTACAGAGTACCCATTTCAAGGCTCTAATCCTCCTCCTGATAACAGTGATAATAACCCCTTTTTCCCTACTTACCCTTCTCCTCCACCTCCCCCTGATTCACCTGCTGATTTTGTTCCTGCAAATGTTTCTTCTATTATCCTTCCAAATACCTCCAAATCTAACCCTGTTTCAAGTAAACTCATTGTCACTGCTATTATCTCTGTTATTGCTGCTGTCATTGTTCTTTCTATTGCTATCTTTTTGCATACACGAAAGCGAAGGAAGCAGAGTGACCGAAAAACACAAAGATCTGATAGTAATAGTAATGGGTTGAGTCGGGATGCTGCTAAGAATGATGCTAATAATGGTATTCCTAAGCTTCAAAGACCGTCTCAGACTAGTTCGGAGTTTCTCTATTTGGGTACTCTTGCTAGCTCACATGGCGGAGTTGAAACACAGAATGCTCAGAATCGTAATGGTAGTAACACTAGTTCTGCTCCTTCTTCCAGAAAAATGGACTCGCCGGAGCTCCGTCCATTGCCGCCGTTACATGGACGGAATTTGAGACAGAGTTATGGGAATACCAGGTTTTTCTCCGGTACTGCTGAAAATGATGTGGATTTTTACTCTTCTGCCGGATCTATGGGAGGTAGAGAGAGTTCGATCGGAGGTGACTCACTGTCCCGAAGAGATTTTTCTGCTGTTGAAGTTGAGAAATTTGTTGGCTGTAGCTCATCTTCTTCGAGTTCGTCCTCGAGTTCCGGGTCCGGTTCGCCGGTCCGGTCTGTATCGCTGAGCATTTCGCCGCCGGCGAGTTTGAGTCCAGAAAGGAAAAATTTAAGACCCAAGTCACCGGAACTGGTCGCTGTTGACACCGCTCCACCACCTCAGTATCCACCTCCTCCTCCACCGCCACCGGCGACAATTGTGCCACCATTTGCAGAATctccatcaccatcaccatcacctcCATGCCCATTATCACCAGAGAGATATTCAACCAGAAGCATGGACTCATCTCCGGGAATTTTCAATCTTTTGGATCAAGATGTTCAGTTTCCGGCGACAATCAGAAATCACATACAGCAAGCCACACCAGCTTTTGGACCACCACCGCCACGTCCGCCGCCACCTCCACCACCACCTTCTAAGAATATAGAAAGCCCCAAAACACCCTCACCTCCACTTTCAAAGCCAGCATTTAACCCTCCAGCTCTTGAATCTGCTTTAAAACCCATTGGAATTGAGAGTCCAGTATTGGTTTCTCCAATGGAGTTGCCTTCTGTTTCGGAACATATTGAGAAGGATGATGAGAGAACTGAGGAACCCAAACCAAAGTTGAAAACTTTGCATTGGGATAAAGTGAGAGCAAGTTCGGATCGCGAAATGGTTTGGGATCAACTGAAATCGAGCTCATTTAA GTTGAATGAAGAGATGATAGAAACACTATTTGTGGTAAAGACTCCTACATTGAATGCAAACGACACAACTAGACGTCTAGTACCCTCACCGAGCCAAGAGAATAGGGTACTTGATCCAAAGAAAGCACAAAACATTGCAATTTTGCTGAGGGCCATTAATGTAACCACAGAGGAAATATGTGAAGCCCTTTTAGAAG GAAATGCTGAAACTATTGGGAGTGAGCTCCTTGAGATTTTATTGAAGATGGCTCCATCCAAAGAGGAAGAACGTAAGCTAAAAGAATACAAAGATGATTCTCCAGTCAAGCTCGGGCCAGCAGAGAAGTTTTTGAAAGCAGTGCTTGATGTACCTTTTGCATTCAAAAGGGTAGATGCTATGCTgtatatatcaaattttgattatGAGGTGGACTACCTCAGGAAGTCATTTGAAACTCTAGAG GCAGCATGTGAAGAGTTGAGAAGTAGCAGAATGTTCTTAAAGCTTCTGGAAGCCGTGTTGAAGACGGGTAACCgcatgaatgttgggacaaacagGGGAGATGCTCATGCCTTCAAACTTGACACTCTGCTAAAGCTTGTAGATGTAAAGGGAGCAGATGGGAAAACAACCCTTTTGCATTTTGTGGTTCAGGAGATTATAAAAGGTGAAGGTACTCGTCTTTCCGGAGGAAATCAGAACGAACAGTGTACCACTAATGATGACGCTAAGTGCCGGAAACTTGGCCTTCAAGTTGTTTCCAACATTACTTCAGAGCTTAGAAATGTTAAAAATGCTGCTGCAATGGATTCAGAAGTGCTCCACAGCGATGTTTTAAAGCTTTCTAAGGGGATCGGAAACATTGCTGAGGTTGCAGGATACATTGAAGCTGTTGGATCAGAGGAAAGCAGTACTAGAAAATTCTCCGAGTCCATGAACAGGTTTATGGAAATAGCAGAAGAGAAGATCATACGGCTCCAAGCTCAAGAGGCGTTGGCCATGTCACTGGTGAAGGAAATAACCGAGTATTTCCATGGAGATTCAGCTAGGGAAGAGGCTCACCCTCTCAGAACCTTCATGGTGGTCAAAGACTTCCTAATGATTCTTGATCGCGTTTGCAAGGAAGTTGGGATGATAAATGAGAGGACAGTAGTTAGCTCTGCGCATAAATTTCCAGTTCCAGTTAATCCAAATCTACAACCTGTCACTAGCATATACACAGCTAAACGGCAACATAGTTCCTCTGATGATGAATATTTATCTTCTTAG
- the LOC107021025 gene encoding mediator of RNA polymerase II transcription subunit 19a-like isoform X2, whose amino-acid sequence MDPDSKNFGRGPRELTGARDLISHFKLLPHYEFFGKRSLPLSISDTHYLHNVVGDTEIRKGEMMQLDQLTQDTSFSRETSSCIRPFDLDVLREAFQLRETAPVNLSPSDKGTPTIAGKSKSEMKDKEKKEKKHRKHKDKDKEKDKEHKKHKHRHKDRSKDKDKEKKKDKSGHNDPGAEHSKKHEKKRKHDEEDFNGVHKHKKSKHRSSKIDEIGSIKVAG is encoded by the exons GGCCAAGAGAACTCACAGGTGCTCGAGATCTTATTAGTCACTTCAAATTGTTGCCTCATTATGAGTTCTTTGGTAAGAGGTCGCTTCCATTATCAATTTCCGATACACATTATCTTCATAATGTGGTTGGAGACACAGAAATTAGGAAAGGTGAGATGATGCAGTTGGATCAGCTCACGCAGGATACTTCCTTTTCAAGAGAGACAAGTTCATGTATCCGTCCCTTTGACTTAGATGTCCTCAGAGAAGCCTTCCAACTACGTGAAACGGCTCCAGTCAATTTGTCTCCT TCTGACAAAGGCACCCCCACTATAGCTGGAAAATCTAAGAGCGAGATGAAAGACaaggagaagaaggagaagaagcaTAGAAAACACAAGGATAAAGACAAGGAGAAGGACAAAGAGCATAAGAAGCACAAACATCGTCATAAAGATCGGAGTAAAGACAAGgacaaagagaaaaagaaagataaaagtGGCCACAATGATCCTGGTGCTGAGCATTCAAAGAAACATGAAAAG AAAAGGAAGCATGACGAGGAGGATTTTAATGGTGTCCACAAACACAAGAAAAGCAAG CACAGGAGCTCAAAGATAGACGAGATTGGTTCAATAAAGGTAGCCGGCTGA
- the LOC107021025 gene encoding mediator of RNA polymerase II transcription subunit 19a-like isoform X1, protein MDPDSKNFGRGPRELTGARDLISHFKLLPHYEFFGKRSLPLSISDTHYLHNVVGDTEIRKGEMMQLDQLTQDTSFSRETSSCIRPFDLDVLREAFQLRETAPVNLSPSDKGTPTIAGKSKSEMKDKEKKEKKHRKHKDKDKEKDKEHKKHKHRHKDRSKDKDKEKKKDKSGHNDPGAEHSKKHEKKRKHDEEDFNGVHKHKKSKELKDRRDWFNKGSRLNCACGCIIYVVPDFAVENLEGSFI, encoded by the exons GGCCAAGAGAACTCACAGGTGCTCGAGATCTTATTAGTCACTTCAAATTGTTGCCTCATTATGAGTTCTTTGGTAAGAGGTCGCTTCCATTATCAATTTCCGATACACATTATCTTCATAATGTGGTTGGAGACACAGAAATTAGGAAAGGTGAGATGATGCAGTTGGATCAGCTCACGCAGGATACTTCCTTTTCAAGAGAGACAAGTTCATGTATCCGTCCCTTTGACTTAGATGTCCTCAGAGAAGCCTTCCAACTACGTGAAACGGCTCCAGTCAATTTGTCTCCT TCTGACAAAGGCACCCCCACTATAGCTGGAAAATCTAAGAGCGAGATGAAAGACaaggagaagaaggagaagaagcaTAGAAAACACAAGGATAAAGACAAGGAGAAGGACAAAGAGCATAAGAAGCACAAACATCGTCATAAAGATCGGAGTAAAGACAAGgacaaagagaaaaagaaagataaaagtGGCCACAATGATCCTGGTGCTGAGCATTCAAAGAAACATGAAAAG AAAAGGAAGCATGACGAGGAGGATTTTAATGGTGTCCACAAACACAAGAAAAGCAAG GAGCTCAAAGATAGACGAGATTGGTTCAATAAAGGTAGCCGGCTGAATTGTGCGTGTGgttgtataatttatgttgtcCCAGATTTTGCAGTTGAGAATTTGGAGGGTTCCTTTATTTAG
- the LOC107022521 gene encoding DNA-directed RNA polymerase II subunit 1-like: MSFSSPSPLIGSRQPPSSPFSPAIIATLKQRTPAPPSPLSSSQSISSLFLYSPPSFLHRWQHSGKLPGSSEAAARAALASLHREQKLRRDAPGSAALSPFLPSSRSSPLYRQQQAAPLLPPSPVILHFSPLLVSSSPSSSFPFFFLQGSSPTTVTAAPTTPASSHSDQQLWRNAGRTAA, encoded by the coding sequence ATGTCATTCTCTTCTCCCTCCCCTCTCATTGGCAGCCGCCAGCCCCCATCTTCTCCATTCTCTCCGGCGATAATCGCCACTCTCAAACAGCGAACTCCGGCACCACCCTCTCCTCTATCCTCTTCTCAATCCATCTCTTCTCTCTTCCTTTATTCTCCACCTTCTTTTCTCCATCGCTGGCAGCACTCAGGCAAGCTGCCAGGCAGCAGCGAAGCAGCAGCAAGAGCAGCGCTAGCAAGCCTCCATCGCGAGCAGAAACTCCGGCGAGATGCGCCAGGCAGCGCCGCCCTTTCCCCTTTTCTCCCCTCTTCCCGTTCCTCTCCTCTTTACAGGCAGCAGCAGGCGGCGCCGCTCCTTCCTCCCTCTCCCGTCATTCTCCACTTCTCCCCTCTTCTCGTCTCCTCTTCTCCTTCGtcctcttttccttttttcttcttgcaGGGAAGCAGTCCAACAACAGTGACAGCAGCTCCGACAACGCCAGCCAGCAGCCACTCCGACCAGCAGCTATGGCGGAACGCCGGACGAACAGCAGCTTGA
- the LOC107023385 gene encoding probably inactive leucine-rich repeat receptor-like protein kinase At5g48380, which produces MTVPLTKMALDKRALTTFAAILIYLVLSCAVCSAVQSDIDCLKSIKDSFEDPLNFLNTTWKFDNQTEGFICKFAGIQCWHPDETRVLSISLPDMRLKGKFPRGLKNCTSITSLDLSSNELHGSIPNDISKIIGFVVMLDLSSNNFSGEIPVNLANCSFLNSLRLDDNQFTGPIPAEIGLLGRLKNFNVANNRLTGAVPRFINATFPAEIYANNAGLCGPPLALCEGIAKKPRTGIIVGAAVGGVTLGAVLLTIGMFLYMRKISRKRKKEDDPEGNKWAKSIKGSKAIQLSMFEKSTSKMRLSDLMKATNNFSKNNIVGSGRTGTFYKAVLDDGTSLMVKRLQNTQHSEKEFTSEMATLGNVKHRNLVPLLGFCMAKKERLLVYKDMPNGTLHDRLHSLSEGEKTLEWPMRMKIAIGAAKGFAWLHHNCNPRIIHRNISSKCILLDVEYEPKISDFGLARLMNPVDTHLSTFVNGEFGDFGYVAPEYARTLMATPKGDVYSFGVVLLELVTGETPTSVAKAPETFKGNLVEWITQLSGESKLQDAIDHSLSSKGYDSEIFQVLKVACRCVLSAAPKERPTMFELYQLLRAIGERYHFTTDDDIMMPESDSGFQMDELIVAQ; this is translated from the exons ATGACGGTGCCTCTCACCAAGATGGCTTTGGATAAGAGAGCTCTTACTACCTTTGCTGCTATTTTGATTTACTTGGTCTTGAGCTGTGCTGTTTGCTCTGCTGTTCAAAGCGACATTGACTGTCTGAAATCTATAAAAGATTCATTTGAAGAtccattgaatttcttgaaCACTACATGGAAGTTCGATAATCAGACCGAAGGTTTCATCTGCAAGTTTGCTGGGATTCAGTGCTGGCATCCTGATGAAACCAGAGTTTTGAGTATCAGTCTTCCTGACATGCGTCTCAAGGGCAAGTTTCCACGTGGTCTTAAGAATTGCACCTCTATTACATCATTAGATCTTTCGAGCAACGAGCTCCATGGAAGTATTCCAAATGATATCTCCAAAATTATAGGTTTTGTGGTAATGCTGGATCTCTCATCCAACAATTTTTCAGGGGAAATCCCAGTTAATCTTGCAAACTGCTCTTTTTTAAATAGCCTTAGACTTGACGACAACCAGTTTACGGGCCCAATTCCTGCAGAAATTGGCCTGCTTGGTCGGCTCAAGAATTTTAATGTAGCAAACAATCGATTGACTGGAGCAGTTCCACGTTTCATAAATGCAACTTTTCCTGCAGAGATCTATGCCAATAATGCCGGACTGTGTGGACCACCATTAGCTCTTTGTGAGGGTATTGCCAAGAAACCCCGTACTGGAATCATTGTCGGTGCAGCTGTTGGTGGGGTGACTTTAGGTGCTGTATTATTGACCATCGgtatgttcttatatatgagAAAGATATCCAGGAAGAGGAAAAAGGAAGATGATCCTGAAGGGAATAAATGGGCGAAGAGTATTAAGGGTTCCAAGGCAATCCAG CTTTCAATGTTTGAGAAATCTACTTCAAAAATGAGATTAAGTGATCTAATGAAGGCCACCAACAACTTCAGCAAGAACAATATTGTTGGGTCAGGAAGAACCGGGACATTCTACAAAGCAGTACTTGATGATGGCACTTCACTTATGGTTAAGAGGTTGCAGAATACTCAACACTCAGAGAAAGAGTTTACATCCGAGATGGCTACGTTGGGAAATGTAAAGCACCGTAACCTGGTACCTCTTTTAGGTTTCTGCATGGCGAAAAAAGAAAGGCTGTTGGTCTACAAAGATATGCCAAATGGCACCTTGCATGATAGGTTGCATTCGTTGAGTGAAGGGGAAAAAACTCTTGAGTGGCCTATGAGAATGAAAATCGCCATTGGAGCAGCCAAAGGATTTGCATGGCTTCACCACAACTGCAATCCTCGTATCATTCACAGAAATATTAGTTCTAAATGCATCTTGCTGGATGTGGAATATGAACCTAAAATATCAGATTTTGGACTTGCTAGGCTCATGAATCCAGTTGACACTCATTTGAGTACCTTTGTAAATGGGGAATTCGGGGACTTTGGTTATGTTGCTCCTGAGTATGCGCGAACTCTCATGGCTACACCAAAAGGTGATGTGTACAGTTTTGGTGTTGTACTTCTCGAGTTAGTTACAGGTGAGACACCAACTTCTGTTGCCAAAGCTCCCGAGACCTTTAAGGGGAATTTGGTGGAATGGATCACACAACTCTCTGGTGAATCTAAGCTTCAAGACGCGATTGACCATTCTCTGTCTAGTAAAGGTTATGACAGTGAGATCTTCCAGGTCCTTAAAGTTGCTTGTCGATGTGTGTTGTCTGCTGCTCCTAAGGAGAGGCCAACAATGTTTGAACTGTACCAGCTTCTGAGAGCCATTGGAGAGCGATATCATTTCACAACTGATGATGACATTATGATGCCTGAGAGTGATAGCGGATTCCAAATGGACGAGCTCATTGTTGCTCAATAA